Genomic window (Shewanella psychropiezotolerans):
GCTAACTTGATGATCAACTATCGCTCACTGCATTATGTTAAGAAACGCCGCGATGAATTTGAGAAGTTAGGCATCCCGGTGATACATGCACTCAACTATGTTGACGGTGACAGCGAGCAGTTTTCACAGGCTCAATCGGGTATATCACCGGGTTTAACCCCATTTTTTCTGGTTATGCCCGAAGACACCGGCAGTATCGATCCTGTCATCATAACCGCCAATAACAAGGGCAATAAACAAGTGATGCCGGCGCAGATGGACGCGCTTATCCAGCGCGCCGTCAAGCATGCCAAACTCGCCATCACGGCCAATAAAGACAAGCGAGTGGCCGCGTTTATCTGGAACTATCCTCCCGGAGAGAAGAACATAGGTGCCGCATTTCTTGACGTTCCCGCATCACTCGAGGTAATAGCCGAGGCGATGAGACAAGACGGTTATAACGTCAACCCAAAACCTGCCAAGGAGATCATCGAGGCGGCAGGCAAGCTACTGCGTCCCTACTATCGCAACGAAGACGCCAGTGGTTTACTGGATGAAGACCTGGCCGACCTATTGCCCCTTGCCGATTATGAAGCTTGGTTCGCAGACTTATCTGAATCGGTACAAAAAGGCATCAACGACCGCTGGGGACTGGCCAAAGACAGCCCCATGCTTACCACTAAAAATGGTGAACTGGCCTTCATCATTCCGCGAATGAACCTAGGTAATCTAATCGTACTGCCACAGGGTGGGCGCAGCAACGACATAAGTGAACACTCTTCCCTGTATCACGACATGAAGACGCCGATAAACCACGGATATCTGGCTATCTATCTCTACGCCAAGCAGATATTCAATGCCGATGCCATCATCCACTTAGGGACTCATGGCTCACAGGAGTGGCTATTGGGTAAGGAACGTGGCCTGTCAGTGGATGACTCCCCCAACCTGGCCGTGGGTAATGTGCCAGTATTTTACCCTTACATCATAGATAATGTCGGTGAGGCCATGCAGGCAAAACGCCGTGGTCGGGCAACCACCATCAGCCACCTGACACCTGGTTTTGCCAAGGCTGGCCTGTATGCCGATATCGCTAAACTCAACGATCTGCTATCGAATTATCGTCTGTTAGATGAAGGACAAACGAGAGAGAATACCAAGGCCAGAATCACCAAGAAAGTCGAAGCGCTCAATCTGTTAAAGGATATGGCCATGGACAGGGAAGAATTTGACCGTGACTTCGACCAGAACCTGACCCGACTCCAAGATCAGCTCACTGAGATGGCCGAGCAGGCTCAGCCGCTTGGGGTGCATACCTTCGGCTTACTACCAAAAGAGCAGCACTTGTATAGCACCATGCTGCAGATGTTGGGCGATGATTTCACCAAGGCGGCCAAAGCCTACGAAAAAGACCACGGCCTGACGCTGCCCGCTGATGAGCAAAAAGACAGGCTAAACGTGACTCATCTAGAAGCCTTAGCTGGTTTTCAACTGCTACAGGCATACATTCAGGGACAACAACTCGAAGGCTTAAGCGATGAGTTGAACGTCTGGCTCACCACGGCGCAACAATATTGGGATAATTTTGCCAAGATTGCCGAAACAGAAAACCTGCTGGCCGCTATGTCGGCCAAGTATATTCCCGTGTCATATGGCGGCGATCCTATACGTAGCCCGGAATCTGTGCCTACCGGACGCAATCTTATCGGTTTCAATCCGGCTAAATTACCATCGAAAGAAGCCTATGAGGCTGGCGTGTTCTTATTAGAGCAGACAGTGGCTGATTACCGAGAAAAGCATGGTAAATACCCGCAGAAACTGGCCTTCTCTCTCTGGTCCCTTGAAACCATGCGTCATCATGGCGCATTAGAGACGCAGATCCTCCATGCCCTCGGCATCAGGCCCAAATGGGATGAGCAAGATGATGTCATAGGTATAGAGGTCATTCCCATGAGTGAGCTCAAGCGCCCGCGGATCGATGTGGTGGTATCGGCGACAGGCCTCTATCGTGACGCTTTTCCCAATGTCATGTTATGGATGGCCGACGCCATCGACACCATAGCCAAGATGAAGGAGGACAATAACTTCGCCTATCGTCACTCACAAGCACTGAAACAACAGCTTGAGGATCAGGGCAAGACGCACGAGGAAGCGGATTATCTCTCCAGTATCCGAATCTTCTCTAACGATTCGGGCAACTACGGCACGGGACTAGCGGATCAGACCTTGGATTCAGGCAGCTGGGAAACCGATGATGCCATGAGCGAGCGTTACCTTAAACGTATGGGCTATGCCTACGGCAAGGATGAGAGCCGCTGGAGCGAAAAAATAGAGGACGTGGATCTCTATGGCAAGGTGTTATCCGGTACCGACGCGGTAATATTCTCCCGCTCGACCAACCTCTATGCCCTGTTGACCAATGACGACCCTTTCCAGTATTTCGGCGGCATGGGTCAGGCTATCCGTAAACTCGACGGCAAAACACCTGAAATGTACGTGAGTAACTTACGCCGTAAGGATAGAATCAAGACCCAGACCATGGCCAGCTTCCTCAACAACGAGATGCGCGGCCGTTACCTGCATCCTCGCTGGATCCAAGCCATGCAGGAGTCAGGTTATGCTGGCGCTACCACCATACTGGATCGTATCAACAGCCTCTGGGGTTGGGAGGTGATGACCCCTGAGCTGGTGCGGGACGATCATTGGCAGTCGATATTCGAGGTCTACGTCGAAGACAAGTACCAGCTGGATATGCAGGCCTTCTTCGAGGAAAATAATGCCCACGCTCTGGCGCAAATGTTGGAGCGCATGCTGGAAGCCAATCGCAAGGACTACTGGAAGGCCGATGAGGCGACGCTGAAGAAGATGCTGGAAACCTATATCAGTCTCGCTAATCGCTTCGATGTCGTCACCGACAACGATAAGTTTACCGAATTTGTCGAGACACAAGGCGCAGGCTTTGGCCTAGCGCCACTGGCACCAGCCATGGCGGTGCCGCCAGCACAGACTAATCCGTCCAAGGCTAAACAAGAAGTCAGCGGGCAGAAACTGGAGCAGGTGCAAAAACCTAGTGAGCAAGAAGAGGATAACTACTGGTATCTGCTGCCCTTATTCGTCTTGCTGTTTATCTTCTTCGCCGGCGCGGCCAGGCCCCTGTTGGCGAGAGAGCCTCAGCGGAGTAAAGAGCCTGTGTAAATGAAGAAGCTCAACGAGTAAAAGGCCTCAGCCTAGCTGACACCATAAACGAGTAGTTTAACAATAGATAAAAAAACGGCAGTGCGCATTAGCGCCCTGCCGTTTTTCATTGAACATATCATTGCTAGGCGAGTTCAGCCTCAATCTCAGCCTTGGCGACTCCATGCCACTGAAAATGGTTATTGGCTTTCTTGCTGACTATGCCCTCATCAAACAGCCTCTTGAAAATCTCATCCACCTCGTCATTGGAGAAATTTAAGTACTTGCTCACCGCCCGTTTACTGCAATTCACCCGATTCAGACTTAATGCCTGCAGCACCTGTTCATAGGGCGTTTTCTCGGCTTCATTCACAATGTCAGCATCGTCAAAATGTGACAGTAACTCGGGTGATTTACTCTCTGCCGGGCTAAATCCCTCTATGGTCAGTGGCTTCATGTTGTGGAACTGATGGCGAAAACGATTCTCCTCGCCGATGAGGCCGACGAAGAAGGCGGCGAAGAAATCTAACAGTACCGAGAGAAAGACCACCAGGCCGAGTTGAGCCGTGCTAGCCTGAATGTTCAAGAAGCTGGCTAAACTGTCGATCAAGCCTATGACAGAACCCTGACTGACTACAGGCAAGTTATCTCGCTCCATCGCCAGGGCTTGTTGCTCCTGTCTCAGCTTATTATTCTCTTTCTGAATGCGGGTCACCCCTGTGGCTATACGCTCCATCTGAATGTATTTCTCGGCGGCAACGTTATTGAGCTGGATCTGTTCATCGATAGACTGGATCTGCATGTTGTAAGCGTTCACCTTGCTCTGCTGCACATTCACATGTTCCTGTGCCTTATTGGTGGCACTGTTAATACCGCCCACTGAGCCACCGATAGAGATGGCGGCCAGCACCATGTAGAAAACCAACGCAGATAACATGCCCGGATAGTTACGTCTCGCATGTCGCTCACCCACCTCATACCAGGCAAAAAATTTACCCAGTTCAAAAATCACCGCCAGGCCGCCAAACAATAACTGCATAACTGGATCGTCATCGATGGACAGAAACAGCAATAAGGAGAATACGATGGAGGCTAAGATGGAAGCGCCAGTGAAGCTGTAGACGCTCCACATGGCAAACTTACCTTTCGGGAAACGCAGGGCTATATCTTGGTTGTAAAACATATCTGACTTCTATGTCGGCGAGCTGGTGCTCTTGGTCTGCAGCTTGGCAGCGCAGACAGAAAAATGGAGCGTCAGCATACATGAAAACCTAGCCTTTTCCTTATAAAGCACGGCTTAACCGCTCTTGTTGAAGCTTTTTCAATCACTGCTAAAAAACCTGCTTAAAGCGTATTCACCTATGTGTATCGGGTATTGATACTATGTAAGCATTTGGTTAAGTAAGACATAAGAACGGCCTGCATCGAATATCGATATCAGGCCGTATATTGACTCATCACTTATGATTTATCGCCTCATAACAGCTGAGGCTAATCTCTTTGCAGGGCGACAATCGGATCCAATTTAGCCGCCTTCTTGGCTGGGTAAAGGCCAAAACCCACACCGATAGTCATACACACTCCCAGCGCTAACACGATGGCGAAGGGAGACCAGGCCACCGGCCAACCTGCGGCGGAAGAGATCACGAACGCCAACAACAAGCCCACACCTATGCCTATGACGCCGCCCGTTGCCGAGATGACGATACTCTCGATAAGAAACTGGCGGGCGATATCCTTACGCCTAGCCCCTAATGCCCTGAGCAAGCCTATCTCTCCGGTACGCTCCATGATGGTGGCCAACATGATATTCATGATACCTATGCCGCCCACCAGCAAAGAGATCCCCGCCACACAAGCCATGACGATATTGAATATCTGTTGCGTCTTCTGATGTTGGGCCAGCAAGTCCGCCGGTACCACTATGTCATAATCTTTCTCGCCGCCATGACGACGACTGATCAGATGCCTCAAGCTCTTGGCCGCTAATGAAGGCTCGACCCCTTCAGCAAGTGACACCTTAAAGGCATCGAGCTCATCTTCCAGACTCTTAAAATTCATCTTTTTTAGAGCCGTGGCCAGAGGAATAAATACCTCATTGCGCTCTCCACCCAGTTTGACGCCCTGAATCTTTGACTTACCATTCTGGGCATCGGTCAACACACCGACCACAGTGAACCACTGATGATTTATCTTGATCACACTGCCGATAGCCTTTCCCTGTGGAAACAGGCTTCTGGCAGCTTCCGGGCCCAATACGGCAACTTGTCGATAATGGGCCTCATCTTTGGAATCGAAGGCGGCTCCCTCGCTCATTTTCAGGGCGCTCAAGTCAAAATAACTGGGCGTCACCCCTTTAACTTGGGCATCACTACGGCCTTCGAGGCTAAATAAGCTGAAAGTTTTGACCTGCTTCTCGGCGCTCCAGTTTTCCACGAAGGGTAAGGTA
Coding sequences:
- the cobN gene encoding cobaltochelatase subunit CobN, giving the protein MFLRVLILIFMCFPGLAQADTSADTQTGAKRVLMVMSNYNSAPKKALLTKLAKEQPFELIQLVTKGKSDEEIAEQWRSADLVMLDGINPALSEYMFEKFEAIPKQFPKLKIVSLGDLEGETFNQNLADEQSQRLADYFRHAGGRNYKNLMIYIASDVLNISKIKADKPAITPVTGLYHPQYPDLLTDEEQAFFTWLAPTEQQAVIAIGIHRSAIDYEQQEVIDAMINGIEAEGQRAFAFFYDDKETKLKYTDLLTDNNGKVRANLMINYRSLHYVKKRRDEFEKLGIPVIHALNYVDGDSEQFSQAQSGISPGLTPFFLVMPEDTGSIDPVIITANNKGNKQVMPAQMDALIQRAVKHAKLAITANKDKRVAAFIWNYPPGEKNIGAAFLDVPASLEVIAEAMRQDGYNVNPKPAKEIIEAAGKLLRPYYRNEDASGLLDEDLADLLPLADYEAWFADLSESVQKGINDRWGLAKDSPMLTTKNGELAFIIPRMNLGNLIVLPQGGRSNDISEHSSLYHDMKTPINHGYLAIYLYAKQIFNADAIIHLGTHGSQEWLLGKERGLSVDDSPNLAVGNVPVFYPYIIDNVGEAMQAKRRGRATTISHLTPGFAKAGLYADIAKLNDLLSNYRLLDEGQTRENTKARITKKVEALNLLKDMAMDREEFDRDFDQNLTRLQDQLTEMAEQAQPLGVHTFGLLPKEQHLYSTMLQMLGDDFTKAAKAYEKDHGLTLPADEQKDRLNVTHLEALAGFQLLQAYIQGQQLEGLSDELNVWLTTAQQYWDNFAKIAETENLLAAMSAKYIPVSYGGDPIRSPESVPTGRNLIGFNPAKLPSKEAYEAGVFLLEQTVADYREKHGKYPQKLAFSLWSLETMRHHGALETQILHALGIRPKWDEQDDVIGIEVIPMSELKRPRIDVVVSATGLYRDAFPNVMLWMADAIDTIAKMKEDNNFAYRHSQALKQQLEDQGKTHEEADYLSSIRIFSNDSGNYGTGLADQTLDSGSWETDDAMSERYLKRMGYAYGKDESRWSEKIEDVDLYGKVLSGTDAVIFSRSTNLYALLTNDDPFQYFGGMGQAIRKLDGKTPEMYVSNLRRKDRIKTQTMASFLNNEMRGRYLHPRWIQAMQESGYAGATTILDRINSLWGWEVMTPELVRDDHWQSIFEVYVEDKYQLDMQAFFEENNAHALAQMLERMLEANRKDYWKADEATLKKMLETYISLANRFDVVTDNDKFTEFVETQGAGFGLAPLAPAMAVPPAQTNPSKAKQEVSGQKLEQVQKPSEQEEDNYWYLLPLFVLLFIFFAGAARPLLAREPQRSKEPV
- a CDS encoding Preprotein translocase subunit SecY, whose protein sequence is MFYNQDIALRFPKGKFAMWSVYSFTGASILASIVFSLLLFLSIDDDPVMQLLFGGLAVIFELGKFFAWYEVGERHARRNYPGMLSALVFYMVLAAISIGGSVGGINSATNKAQEHVNVQQSKVNAYNMQIQSIDEQIQLNNVAAEKYIQMERIATGVTRIQKENNKLRQEQQALAMERDNLPVVSQGSVIGLIDSLASFLNIQASTAQLGLVVFLSVLLDFFAAFFVGLIGEENRFRHQFHNMKPLTIEGFSPAESKSPELLSHFDDADIVNEAEKTPYEQVLQALSLNRVNCSKRAVSKYLNFSNDEVDEIFKRLFDEGIVSKKANNHFQWHGVAKAEIEAELA
- a CDS encoding ABC transporter permease, whose protein sequence is MSLVNESKIYIEGIKQAFDEMRHHKLRTALTLLGMIFGVGAVIAMLSVGEGAEREALKMIESMGVRNLVVNARTSDGEALKSIREHSIGLSLRDVESAKDTLPFVENWSAEKQVKTFSLFSLEGRSDAQVKGVTPSYFDLSALKMSEGAAFDSKDEAHYRQVAVLGPEAARSLFPQGKAIGSVIKINHQWFTVVGVLTDAQNGKSKIQGVKLGGERNEVFIPLATALKKMNFKSLEDELDAFKVSLAEGVEPSLAAKSLRHLISRRHGGEKDYDIVVPADLLAQHQKTQQIFNIVMACVAGISLLVGGIGIMNIMLATIMERTGEIGLLRALGARRKDIARQFLIESIVISATGGVIGIGVGLLLAFVISSAAGWPVAWSPFAIVLALGVCMTIGVGFGLYPAKKAAKLDPIVALQRD